Proteins found in one Deltaproteobacteria bacterium HGW-Deltaproteobacteria-18 genomic segment:
- a CDS encoding (2Fe-2S)-binding protein → MISLKVNDTVHEIDVDPDTPLLWVLRDSLGLTSVKYGCGEGACGICTVLVDGHAERSCVMPVESVQGSEILTIEGLPAEHPVKVAWTEAQVPQCGYCQTGMMLRAVDVLTGNPELSELEMAEAMDDMACRCGSHPRIIPAMRRAAQKMK, encoded by the coding sequence ATGATATCCTTGAAAGTGAACGACACGGTCCATGAAATTGACGTGGACCCGGATACGCCCCTGCTGTGGGTGCTGCGCGACAGCCTGGGGCTGACCAGCGTCAAATACGGCTGCGGCGAGGGTGCCTGCGGCATCTGCACCGTGCTGGTGGACGGACACGCCGAGCGGTCCTGCGTCATGCCCGTGGAGAGTGTCCAGGGGAGCGAGATCCTGACCATCGAAGGCCTGCCCGCCGAGCACCCCGTGAAAGTGGCCTGGACCGAGGCGCAGGTGCCCCAGTGCGGTTACTGCCAGACAGGCATGATGCTCAGGGCCGTGGATGTGCTGACGGGCAATCCCGAACTCTCGGAACTGGAGATGGCCGAGGCCATGGACGACATGGCCTGCCGGTGCGGGTCGCACCCGCGCATCATCCCCGCCATGCGCCGGGCCGCGCAGAAGATGAAATAG